agagagaaaaaaaaagaaacaaagcctGCATAATAAGTAAAACTTTGGTGGAGATGATGGCCATTATATCACATCATATGACACTCTACAACTCATTCTTGTTAAGAGACTTTGTGATTTTCTTTTGAGGAACTTCAAATCTGAAAGCCCATCCGTGCCACATTCTGCATCCTGGTGACAACTTTCTGGCAAGAAAGGACAGGGAAGAAATGTGCAAAAGGAGAGGTAACAATTCTAGCGAATGTCACTAGCCGCTCCAGGTAACCTAACTATATATTGTCTACTGATATGTTCAACCTGAAAATTGTAGTTGGGTTAGTGAGAGATGTGCGGATGGCACTTTCGAAACGCTCCTTGATACGTGCGAAGTCCATAACATTCTCAGGTTTGGACTCTATCCAGAACCTGTCAAACTCGTAGAACAGGAAGCAATAGAACTGGTGGAAGGACGATATGGCGGGGCAGCCGCGGGCGACGTTGAAGAAGTGCGTCTTGGCAGTGCCGTCCTTCAACATGTGGTAGGCCATGCTAGTCAGGTTGATGCCGACGATGGCGAAGGCATACCCGTAACGGGGGTGGTGCGAGTGAGACAGCACGTGGCACGCAGCCCCGGGGTACTCCTGGGCAAAGTATATCAGGTTCTCGAGCCCCAGGAGACCCATGCCGCGGAAGTCTGTCTTGGGGTCTTCCCCCTGGAAACCAATATACTGCCACTGCTTCGTAACACGCGACTCCAAAGGTTTGTCGGGCATCAGTAGCTCCCACAACCTGGAAAGGAGAGAACACTGTAAGAACACTGGACAGAAAGGCCACAGATTTTCAGCAGATTTCAGCTAATTGTGTTTATAATGCAttacaaggtgtgatcaaaaagtaactggaattttttaattttgcaggctttatacatccaattttcataaacttttttattttattggtgtACATATTCTTGATGTATGTTTGAATGttcagtttttattgtttattgttgACAGCcgaaaaggttacatgtgttttcgagtgatcagtaaaatttttatttttggaaacactggatcaaagaatttgcattacattttgcttgaaacatggaatgaagtgcagcaccacattcaaaatgttGCCTGTGGCCCTTGGCGACTTTGCTACAAGTAAGACAAAAGTTTGATAGTAGTATAAATTTTCCAAAGAGGGTTGAGAAGACTAGTGACGACGATTGCCCTCGACACCCTAGCATATCATTACcgatgacaatgtggaagaagtaaagaaaacagtTCAGGAAAATTACAATCAGACACTTCATGAGATCTGTCACACGACGTAACATCtgacatatttaaattttttttattaatccagacaCCGTAGTTGTTTCTCTTGAAGTAGAGGTCCTGTTAATCAGTGCCTCTCAAATCAAGTGTGTAGACGAGGAAAGGTTCAACCTCTTCATGTTCTGCAGCTATTACTGGAGCAATACTCAAACCATGAAAAAACACATCCATTACTTTCCTTTTACAAACATATGTTTCCTTGAATGGGTGTacaggttctaagcaaagaaggaaagcagaaaggtggaaggagtatatagagggtctatacaaggacaatgtacttgaggacaatattatggaaatggagaaggatgtagatgaagatgaaatgggagatacgatactgcgggaagagtttgacagagcactaaaagacttgagtcgaaacaaggccccgggagtggacaacattccattagaactactgacggccttgggagagccagtcctgataaaactctcatacatcttgctcaccagatggtagacaggcgaattaccctcagacttcaagaagaatataataattccgatcccaaagaacgcaggtgctgacagttgtgaaaatgactaaacaatcagtttaataagtcacggatgcaaaatactaacgcatattctctacagacgaatggaaaaactggtagaagctgacctcgggaaagatcagtttggattccgtagaaatgttggaacacgtgaggcaatactgaccctacgacttatcttagaagctagattaaggaaa
The sequence above is drawn from the Schistocerca americana isolate TAMUIC-IGC-003095 chromosome 10, iqSchAmer2.1, whole genome shotgun sequence genome and encodes:
- the LOC124552585 gene encoding ELMO domain-containing protein 2, whose amino-acid sequence is MFRSMWTYIYWLLRPAVKWILRKTTKLCELQRICYGEKPGAPRAHGVEFSLRYSRNQSIRKLLDVLDRQCDSKLFITERKSLVPFAVNTVASAKEINLHIHRQFIKSFSTCIEQIWGYRELIHHVESLRKTWYDASNLDHERKLLRLWELLMPDKPLESRVTKQWQYIGFQGEDPKTDFRGMGLLGLENLIYFAQEYPGAACHVLSHSHHPRYGYAFAIVGINLTSMAYHMLKDGTAKTHFFNVARGCPAISSFHQFYCFLFYEFDRFWIESKPENVMDFARIKERFESAIRTSLTNPTTIFRLNISVDNI